One Pseudopipra pipra isolate bDixPip1 chromosome 26, bDixPip1.hap1, whole genome shotgun sequence DNA window includes the following coding sequences:
- the RND2 gene encoding rho-related GTP-binding protein RhoN: MEGHLARCKIVVVGDTQCGKTALLHVFAKDCYPESYVPTVFENYTASFEIDKQRTELNMWDTSGSAYYDNVRPLAYPDSDAVLICFDISRPETLDSVLKKWQGETQEFCPNAKIVLVGCKLDMRTDLNTLRELSKQRLIPVTHEQGSALARQIGAVAYAECSSKVSENSVRDVFHVTTLASVNRVHKNLKRSNSKRGLKRVSQMPGRTDLLSDTEIRKDRAKSCSIM; this comes from the exons ATGGAGGGGCACCTGGCGCGCTGCAAGATCGTGGTGGTGGGGGACACGCAGTGCGGCAAGACGGCGCTGCTGCACGTCTTCGCCAAGGACTGCTACCCCGAG AGCTACGTGCCCACCGTCTTCGAGAACTACACGGCCAGCTTCGAGATCGACAAGCAGCGCACCGAACTCAACATGTGGGACACCTCAG GCTCAGCCTACTATGACAACGTCCGTCCCTTGGCCTACCCCGACTCAGATGCTGTGCTCATCTGCTTCGACATCAGCCGCCCGGAGACCCTGGACAGTGTGCTGAAGAAG TGGCAAGGGGAGACGCAGGAGTTCTGCCCCAACGCGAAGATTGTGCTGGTTGGCTGCAAGCTGGACATGAGGACAGACCTCAACACGCTCCGGGAGCTTTCCAAGCAGCGCCTCATCCCTGTGACACATGAGCAG GGCAGTGCGCTGGCACGGCAGATTGGGGCAGTGGCCTACGCAGAGTGCTCCTCCAAGGTCTCGGAGAACAGCGTGCGGGACGTGTTCCACGTGACCACACTGGCCTCGGTCAACAGGGTGCACAAGAACTTGAAGCGCAGCAACTCCAAACGGGGACTGAAGCGGGTGTCACAGATGCCTGGCAGGACAGACTTACTGAGTGACACAGAGATCAGGAAAGACCGAGCCAAGAGCTGCTCCATCATGTGA